ATGGGCTCTTCGCTGTTTCTGGCCATCATGGTCAACTCGTAGAGCTTTTTATGAGCGTTCTGTTTGCCGATTTTTTCTCCGAGAGAAAACATCACTGCTTCGGTGGTTATCGCTGCCGCGGCTTTTGATACATTGTTTCGTATAGTGTTTTCATGGATGATCAGATTTTTAAGGATATTTTTCATTAATGAAAGCGCTCCGGTAAGAAAAAGCGAGCTTTCAGTTATTGACACCCATTCCAACCGAATACTCCGGTAATCACGTTCGTGTTCATTAATCAGCGCGTCAAACCCGAGGCCGGCATTTGCCTTGATGAGTTTTGCCAGAACAACAACCTGCTCGCATAATTCGGGGTTGCGTTTGTGGGGCATGGTTGTGCTGCCGATTTTTCCTGTATGGAAAGGTTCTTCGAGCTCTCCTATTTCATCACGAGCTAATTGGCATATTTCATTGGCAATTTTTGCCAGCGTGCCGGATATTGACGCCATGATTGAGAGGAGTTCTGCAAAACGATCCCTTGCCGTATGCCAGGCAACCAGAGGTGGAGACAGATCAAGCTTTAAGGAAAAAAGATGCAGGAGTTCAATGCCTTTTTTGCCAAAAGCGGACATTGTTCCGACACCACCGAACAGTTGACTGACCAGCAGTCTGCTTTTACAGTCCTGAACCCTTGAACTGTGTCGAAGAATCTCATCAAGCCAGACAGCAAATTTCAGGCCCAGGGTAGTTGGCAAGGCATGCTGACCATGGGTGCGTCCAATCATTACAAGATCTTTATTCTGGTCAGCAAGGCGCATGAGTTCTTGGGTAATGATCGATAGGTCTCTTTCAATTATGTAGACGATGTCCTTAATTTCCAGAACTTGCGCAGTATCCTGGATGTCCTGAGTGGTTGCGCCGTAGTGGATAAATTGCGCCGCCTTATTGGGAGTGATTCTTTGCCATTCATTGAGAAGCGGTATCAGCGAGTGGCCGGTATTGGCTATATCCTGTTGGATTGATTCAATGTTGAACAGGGAAAGAAAAGCGGTTTTCTCAAGCGCTTGCGATGCATCCAGGGGGATGATGTCAAGTTCAGCCTGAGCCTTGGCAAGAACCAATTCCACATCAAGCCAGCGTTGCATTCTCCGGTAATCACAGAAAACCCTGCGGCCTTCTTCTGTTGTGTATCCTGCCCGGTAAAAACGGGAGTCGACAATGTGGCTGTGTGAGGCTTGGCATTGCATGGTTTAGAGTTTCTCCGGGTCGGTTGTTCGACGATTTGTAATGTCTTTAACTGTTTCTTTTACGATTGACTCGGCCAGCCCGGTGTATCTTTCAGGATGTTTTAAATATTCCAGCTCATCGTCATCAAGAAGCGGACTGATTTCATTGTCTGCCGACAATAAAACATGAAGAGTCTGTCCTGTCTCAACTGATTGGGCTATGAGGGTGTGTAATCTTTTCTGGGCATTCATTTTGCCGATACTTTTTGCAAGCTGGAAAAGCAACCATTCTGAAATAATATGTTCTTTTTGAAGGGAAAGATTCTCAAGCATTTTTCCCGGGCGGATAATAAGACCGTTAAGAATTATTTTCAAATAATGAAGCGCGGTTCCTGTGTAAATGGCGATCTGCGGCATGGTCAACCATTCAGACCATAGAGCCCTTGCATCTCTTTCATGTTCGTGGACCATGCCTTCGACCACGATACCGGCAAGAGGCCTGACATGACGGGCCAGAACAGAGATCCGCTGGCACAGTACGGGGTTCCGTTTATGGGGCATTGTGCTACTGCTGGTCGCACCTTTTGGGGCTGGCTCGCTTAACTCATAAATCTCTGATTTTCCAAGTTGGATGATTTCGTTGGCGATTTTTTCCAAAGTGCTGATCAGCAGCGCATGAAAGGCTGCCGCCTCAGCAATATTATCCCGGGAGGTGTGCCAGGAAACAAGGGAGTACCCAAGGCCTAATTTATTCATGGTCAGCCTGGAAACCTCAAAAGCCTGCGGGCCAAGAGCTGCCATATTGCCAACCGCACCGCTCAATTGGCCGATAAATATTCTGTCGGGAAATGTCTTAAGACGTTCAATATGTCTGCGGATCTCGGAAAGCCACACCGTGAATTTATAGCCCAGGGTTGTTGGTTGAGCCTGCTGTCCATGGGTTCTGGCGATAATCGGGGTGCTGCAGTGATCTTTTGAAAGGTTCAGTAATATTTCTTCAAGTGCACGTAAATCCCGGTAGATGATTGCCAGGGTATCTTTTAGTGCCAGAATTTGAGCTGTGTCAATAATATCCTGCGTTGTTGCGCCGAAATGCACATATTCTCCGTAATTGTCACTGCAGGCGTTGCGCAGCGCTTTCAATAAAGGCATCAGAGAGTTTCGACTGGTAAGATAGTCTTCCTGAATCGATTTCAGGTCCAGATTGTCAAGGGAAGCCTTGCCGGATATTTCAGCCGCTGCTTCTTGTGGGATAATGCCCAGTTCTCCCTGGGCTTGGGCAAGGGCCGCTTCAATCTGCAACCAGCGCTCCAGGCGTTTCTTTTCTTCAAAAACCGCATTAAGTTCCGGGGTGGAATAGAGATTTGCTTGTATGGTGTAATCAAAAGGATGAACAGGCATGAAGTCATTTTACCGGGTTGATTTGTTAATTGCCGTATTAATCAAGGAATGCTATAGGGCCTGGCATCCGGATCATAAATGTTTTCTGCGCACAGACGCAAGGCTGCCTGTGTCGGTGTAATTTTATTGTTGCGGCTTGTCAGAATTACCAGCTGCACCAACCCTTTGATTTTATGATCAATATGGTCAAGTACCTGTTGGGCTGTGGGATGTTCTTCAGGTCCGTACAGGCCTTCCATTGATACAGAACCTCCGGAGCCGGCAATGAAATCCGGAATCACAAGTATTCCTCTTTCCGATAGAAAAGTATCAGCTTCTGCGGAAATTGCAAGATTAGCACCGGGAATTATCGCCCGCACTTGCAGTTTATGTGCATTTTTCAGAGTTACAGCCTGTTCTACTGCGGCAAGTATGAACACATCGCAGGACAGGTTGAAGATACCATCCTTGTCGGATTCCAGTACGTCTAACGATGGAGGCTCTGGAAGGAGAGTGCCTTTGGTTTGAAGAAGTTTTTCTAGGTTCAGACCTTTGTTGTTGATCGACTGTATGCACCTGTTGAGGTCAGAAAAAGCGATAATCTTTCCACCTTTTGCGGAAATCGCTGATGCGGCGGCTTTAGCAATGGTGCCGAATCCCTGTACCGCAATTCTGGCTTCCGGCAAATCCAGGTGAAGAATATCCAGCACAGCAAGAGTTGCCGCAGCCAGGCCATAACCGGCGCGTAAAGTACCTAATGTCCGGTTGTTGATTGGACAGTTGAGTATCTTGGATCTTTCCAGAAAATACGAATGATCCCAGCCCTGAGCCGCAGCTATGGCTATCTTGACCGATGATAGTCCTAATTTATTGGCAATCGTTTCCAGTTCCTGCATTTCAACATTGAGATCCGGACCCATTGAATAATCTGATTTGATGTATGGGCTTATGGCTTTCATGAAGCGATTCAGCGCTGCTGATTTGCCTATGGCGGTAGGATCGTAATCAATGCCGCATTTTGCACCGTCAACTCGGATCTTGTTGACTCGCATTTTAAGGGTCATATTGCGGGCCATCTCAATCAGCTTATCTTTGGTCAAACCGGGTTGAATTCGTAAGCCGCCAGCGCAAATTCGATGATTGAATGTGTCGCGAATCATCCAGCCCTTGAATTTCTCCAAGGGGTCCTCATATTCTATAATCAAGGCTGGATTTTCATGTATATATTCAGGACTATTCACAATAGTGAACCTTCAATGTATTATTTATCGAGTTTCAAAGTACTGGTAATCGGTTTTTCAAGAAATTTCAGAGAATGATATCAAATGATCGATATGGCGATTTCTTTATCTTTATTTCCTTCATGAAAAGCGCGAATTATTGGTTTCTGGGGCTCGGTCATAGAGATGATAAACATCACTAAGCCACTTTTTTCTGCAAGCACAGTATCGAGATTCGTGGGTGTGTCACGGAGTTTATCGTGATCCCAGGCCACACGATGCATATGATACGTGCCAAGCATGATAATATTTTTCCTCTTGCATGAATGGATTTTTTCAAGAAGTTCTTCTGGTTCTGCAACCCATCCTCGTTTTTCAAGGGGGGTGATGGAAGGCATGGCATGTTTAGCCATAATATCATCCATGTAATTTTTATATGGACCGGCTGATCTTGCGTTTTTATACAGTGGGTAGCATTGTTGTATTTGAATTTTTTTATCTTTGATAATGCCGGCAAGCAAACCAAAGGCTTTGTAGTCGTTATGTTTTTCTTCCTGATCAGAACCCGGTGAAAGTTTTTTTCTGCAATGTTCAATTATTGTATTATAAATTTTTTGAGGAAGGTGTATCTGGTTTTCAGGGGAATATTTGTAGTTCATGAGAGGCCGGAGTTTGCGATTGGCTGTAGTTTTTAGGTTTTGTTCTTTGGTTATGAGGAAGACGGGCTTGGTATTTTTATTAATGGGTGCTTTTCAGCCTTGAGGATATCGATGAATGTTAATGATGCATTTTTATATCCCGAAGCAAAAAAATACTTAAGTTTTATTTATATACAAAATGTTTAAGTTAATCAACAAAACCTGATGGAACTTGATATTCAGAGTTCAGTCATTACAGGTTCGCGAGAACTGCAACATCTTAACATTTACTTTGAGATTGTCATTTATTAAAGAGAAAATTTGATTTACAATTATAAGGGTGGTTATAAATTTTTTGTTTATCCTGGATTTGACTGAGGCTCGGGCATTTCTTAAATATTACAGACTGTATGGTACCAAAGTGAGGAAAATTTTATGTATAAAATTATTGTCGTTTTGATGTTTGTGGTAATCATGCTACACGGATGTAAAGATGAAAATAACATCAAGCAAGAAAAATCAGTCAAGCCTAATATTCCAACTGTTTCTAAAAAATCAACATCCGGATTAAGTCTAGATGAACAAAAGATAAAATCCTTTGACATACTCAGTGAAATTCTTGAATTGATAGAAAGTTCAAGCCGTGAAGCGGTAAAACCTCAAATAGAAAAATCATATCTTGAATTAATAAAAACATGTCCTGATGTTGGCTTGGCCCAGGAAGCTTACTGGAAGCTTCTGGTTATGTATAAAGAGGAAAACACCCCTGAAAGTCTGGCCAAGGCAGATGCGCTTTATGCGCAATTCCAGACAAATTATCCTGATTCTGTCATGCAGAAAACATTGTCTGTTATCATGGCAAAAAAATAAATGAAAAATGACTGTTTTAGAAGTGAGATGAAGTGGGACCTTTCGCAAATGTTCGTTCAGCCGTTTTTTTTCATGTGTTTACTGAACAGGCAACAAGCTAAGCCTAGACATATAATGCCAAAGCCAGTAAACACCACCGGTACGCTGGGATCCTTTACAATCTGAAGCCCGGCGTATGGGTAACCATATTGGTCCAAGTCCACCTTGGTGAGGTAGAAATTCAAATCATTCCATTTAAAAGGATGATTTACTTCTGAGGCCCCCTGGGTGATTCTTTTTCCGTCTCGATGTATTTTCAAGTCAACCCAAATCCTCTTAAGGGTTGGATCCTTATAGCTTACCAGCTTGAAAGAGTAAGGGAAGTTCTTGGGAAGAGTGTTCAACCCTGTGGCTGTCGAAAAATTTCCGAGTTCATTGCCTTCCTTATCAAAGACTCTTAACTCAAGGTTTTTCGTATCGAAATCAATTTGTTCAGGCAGGACAAAGATGTCATCGGTTGCAAATTTTTTGCCTGTCCTGGTCTGAAACAGTCCGTGTTTGACTGAATCCTTTAATACTCCTATCCGGATTTCAACGGGAAAAAACTCGCGATGTATTGTTGTCAGCTCAAGGGTAAAGCCCAGGGGGGAGTCTTTTTCGACATCCCAACGATAAGCAGTTTCTGTTGATGAACCCTCATGTAAGTTCTGGGTGGCTACAAAACCCAAGAGACTCAGGAAACTTCCTGCAAGAGTAACAAGTGATCCGATATGGATAATCAGGGTCGATTTTTTTAGAGATCGGTATTTGTGGAGAGTACATAAAAAAAGGCTAATAGCAATAAGAACGAGTATTATGGTTGCCAGTGTGTTTACATAACTGTTTTTTTCAGGGAGCAGGGCTCGGGGGATGAGGATGATACACAATAAGGCAAAAAGGGTAATGCTCCATTTTTTTGATGTCAGGAGCCTGTTCAGTTGTTCAAGAAATTTCATAAAGGGATTAATTTAATACTCAAAGTTTCAGGTGTGAACATCAAAAGAATCTGGAACTGTTTAGAATCAATCCGTATTCCATTTTGTTACTGTTATAAATGGAACAATAAACTGAATAAATTGTTATTCTAACGTATTGATATTTCAATATTCTACTTGTTTTTTTGTGAATTAATTTTTATTAATATTTAGTAATATTCTAAAATCATTATTGAACTCGTCTGAAAGGTTAAAGACTCCCATTCCCGCATTCATTAATCAGGTTATGTCAAAGGAAAGACCCAAAGGGTTTGAAAAGATTATCACGGTAAACAGCAAAATGCTGTCTATTTTTCAGGATATCCTTTATATCGCTGAAACCTCAAAACCCATTCTTATCACTGGAGAAACCGGCGTTGGAAAAGAGTTGATTGTTGATGCCCTTCATCAGGCCAGCAAGCTTAAGGGCAGATTCGTCACGGTAAATGCAGCAGGGCTTGATGATAATATGTTTTCAGACACCTTGTTTGGGCATGTTAAGGGTGCATATACCGGAGCTGATCAAGGCAGAAAGGGGCTGGTTGAGCGAGCCGAAGGTGGTACTCTTGTTCTCGATGAAATTGGCGATTTAAGTCTTGCCTCACAGATCAAATTACTGCGGTTACTGCAGGAAAAAGAATACATGCCCCTGGGCCAGGATAAGCCTAAAAAAACGAATGTTCGTATTCTGGCTGTAACAAACAAAGATCTCTGGGAGTTGCAAAGAGTTGGTAAATTTCGTGCGGATTTGAATTTCAGGCTCCGGACGCACCATCTCCACCTGCCACCTCTGCGCGAAAGGTTAGACGATCTTCCCGTTCTTGTTGATCATTTTCTTGCCAAGGCGGCATATGCATTAAATAAAGAAAAACCAACGATACCTCAGGGGTTGATATCTTATTTGGAAACATTTTCTTTTATGGGCAACATTCGGGAATTGCAGGATTTAATTTTCGATGCAGTCAGCAGACTTGAGGGGGAACAACTTTCAATTGTTTTTTTTAAAAATTATAGAGCGAATACTTCTTCAAGTAAAGATGTGAGCCATGGTTTTGGTTCTCAAGACCAAAAAATATTCTTTCCAACAGAACTGCCCACAATAAAGCAAGTCACGTCTCTTTTGGTTCAGGAAGCAATGAAAAGAACTAAAGGGAAACAGACCGCAGCCGCTAAACTCCTCGGCATCACTCAACAGGCTCTCAGTAAACGCTTAAAGCTGGAAATCACCAGAAATTCCTAAATATTATATTTAATTTATATCCCTCCATTTCTATTTTACTTTCAAATGATTAGAGTGGTGCATTGATAACTATTATTAATAGCGAACACGTTAACAATTATAATTGTATTGACAATCTTCGTTGTTATTTTTTTTTATCGTATGAATTTAAGGTGTTAGATGGTTTATGGGAGCATCAACAACTTTTATTGTAAGATTCTGAGATTCGAAATTAATATATTTACAATAAAATCAATAAAATCAGCTGGATATGATTCGTGTGCTACTTGGCTTATTTATTGCATATAATTATTAGTAATATGTGCGAAATTATTTATATGAAAAACTCAATGAAATAAGCATGTTGGGTGTTATTTAACATTAGGGGGAATGCCATGAAGGGTCGGAAAAGTGAATTAAAGCTCACTGTCATGAGACTCTCAATAATTTTTTTGTTACTTGTGACAATGCCTGGGCAGGCTATTTCTGAGGTCACTTATCAGGCACTTGATACTGTGAGTGCTGGCTTGGTATTTCCAGATGACGTGGCATTTTCCGATGATCAAAAGATTTATGTCACAGATGCTGAAGCGAATAAAATCTTAATTTTCGATGCAAATAATATATTGCTGAAATCAATGGTAGTTACACGACCCACAGCTGTGGCAACCGGCCCCGTGTATCGCTATGTTGGTTCCAATGACATGTATCATGTCAAAGTCCTCGATTCTGATGACAAGGTAATAAATTATCTTGGCGGAATAAATCAATTCGGCCAGCCAAGAAATATCGAAGTTGATCCACAAACAGGCGATGTGTATGTCCTTGATGACGTTCGAGAAAAAATTTATGTATATACTGCATATGGCGAAAGACTTCTTCGAGAAATATCCCTTGAATCGAAATCCCTGCCTGTTGACTTAGCTTTTTTCAATAACAGGCTTTACATCCTTGATCAGCCGCTCGTCCGAAATATTCATGGCGCACGTGTAAAGGTGATTGAGACCAATGGAACACCTTATGCCTCGTTCGACTTCTACGGTTCAAGTTCAAATCAACTTAACAAACCCAAGGGAATAGCCATTGATTCTCATGGGGTAATGTATATAACCGATTCTTTTCATGGAGTTGTCATGTGTTTTGATGCGACAACAGGAAATTATCTCGGAGTAATTGAGAATGCTGATGAAGCTATGACTATGCCTAAGGGCCTTTCTATAACCTCCATGGGCAAGCTTTATGTTGCAGCGCCAAGGACGCGAAGTCTGAAGATTTTCGGGATTAATACTGCACTCGTCCAAGGAAGAAGCATCAATATCACGCCGTTGGCGCTGGGTTTCAATACAGTTATGATAGGCGACGGGATTGGTTCTCAATCAGTTACTGTTGTGAGTAACGGGACAAACAGTGTTACCCTTGGCGTTATTGAACTCTCCGGAGCAGAGGCAGGGGAATTATTAATCGTTTCGGATAATTGTTCGGGAGTTACATTGTCTTCTTTGTCAAGCTGCACAATAGAAATTAAACCCATGCCGACTTCAATCGGTGCAAAATCAGCAACACTCGTCATTCCTTCCAATGCAACTGATACAGCCCGTGAAGTCGGTTTAAG
This window of the Pseudomonadota bacterium genome carries:
- a CDS encoding adenylosuccinate lyase family protein, with translation MQCQASHSHIVDSRFYRAGYTTEEGRRVFCDYRRMQRWLDVELVLAKAQAELDIIPLDASQALEKTAFLSLFNIESIQQDIANTGHSLIPLLNEWQRITPNKAAQFIHYGATTQDIQDTAQVLEIKDIVYIIERDLSIITQELMRLADQNKDLVMIGRTHGQHALPTTLGLKFAVWLDEILRHSSRVQDCKSRLLVSQLFGGVGTMSAFGKKGIELLHLFSLKLDLSPPLVAWHTARDRFAELLSIMASISGTLAKIANEICQLARDEIGELEEPFHTGKIGSTTMPHKRNPELCEQVVVLAKLIKANAGLGFDALINEHERDYRSIRLEWVSITESSLFLTGALSLMKNILKNLIIHENTIRNNVSKAAAAITTEAVMFSLGEKIGKQNAHKKLYELTMMARNSEEPIENVLTTFPDIVDNISKDKLKKLLDPESQIGLSSQLVENVLEQAAKTLSANNFEDKLLDCPLTNRCVNAQG
- the purB gene encoding adenylosuccinate lyase; translated protein: MPVHPFDYTIQANLYSTPELNAVFEEKKRLERWLQIEAALAQAQGELGIIPQEAAAEISGKASLDNLDLKSIQEDYLTSRNSLMPLLKALRNACSDNYGEYVHFGATTQDIIDTAQILALKDTLAIIYRDLRALEEILLNLSKDHCSTPIIARTHGQQAQPTTLGYKFTVWLSEIRRHIERLKTFPDRIFIGQLSGAVGNMAALGPQAFEVSRLTMNKLGLGYSLVSWHTSRDNIAEAAAFHALLISTLEKIANEIIQLGKSEIYELSEPAPKGATSSSTMPHKRNPVLCQRISVLARHVRPLAGIVVEGMVHEHERDARALWSEWLTMPQIAIYTGTALHYLKIILNGLIIRPGKMLENLSLQKEHIISEWLLFQLAKSIGKMNAQKRLHTLIAQSVETGQTLHVLLSADNEISPLLDDDELEYLKHPERYTGLAESIVKETVKDITNRRTTDPEKL
- a CDS encoding cytochrome c biogenesis protein ResB; this encodes MGFVATQNLHEGSSTETAYRWDVEKDSPLGFTLELTTIHREFFPVEIRIGVLKDSVKHGLFQTRTGKKFATDDIFVLPEQIDFDTKNLELRVFDKEGNELGNFSTATGLNTLPKNFPYSFKLVSYKDPTLKRIWVDLKIHRDGKRITQGASEVNHPFKWNDLNFYLTKVDLDQYGYPYAGLQIVKDPSVPVVFTGFGIICLGLACCLFSKHMKKNG
- a CDS encoding sigma 54-interacting transcriptional regulator, translated to MSKERPKGFEKIITVNSKMLSIFQDILYIAETSKPILITGETGVGKELIVDALHQASKLKGRFVTVNAAGLDDNMFSDTLFGHVKGAYTGADQGRKGLVERAEGGTLVLDEIGDLSLASQIKLLRLLQEKEYMPLGQDKPKKTNVRILAVTNKDLWELQRVGKFRADLNFRLRTHHLHLPPLRERLDDLPVLVDHFLAKAAYALNKEKPTIPQGLISYLETFSFMGNIRELQDLIFDAVSRLEGEQLSIVFFKNYRANTSSSKDVSHGFGSQDQKIFFPTELPTIKQVTSLLVQEAMKRTKGKQTAAAKLLGITQQALSKRLKLEITRNS